Proteins encoded by one window of Labrus bergylta chromosome 2, fLabBer1.1, whole genome shotgun sequence:
- the LOC109993918 gene encoding beta-1,3-galactosyltransferase 2-like translates to MGITSSWRLVKLLGFFIALVLSVQILVDRVTQSKHPAEPSPLPAEEYRVISPETYRYLLNQPSVCEDKKPFLVFMVPVAPLEAAAREAIRKTWGAPRQDTLTLFYVGLPEEGQGSRSQKELEEESRKHADIIQMNFQDSYQNLTIKTMMMMNWLATHCPNVSYAMKVDADIFVNVFYLMRRLGGSPRQGFITGSVIWDGKPRRDINSKWHVSEELYPKDSFPPYVSGAGYVFSADLAARISWASRFVRMIPLEDVYVGLCLRVLGVRPVYSRSLLFLRNLFQIQNLEYDRCTFNKLLIANGFNPSQLLHSWQDFSQGHSSC, encoded by the coding sequence ATGGGGATAACTTCCTCCTGGAGGTTAGTGAAGTTACTCGGCTTTTTCATTGCGCTTGTCCTCTCTGTTCAGATCTTAGTGGACAGAGTAACACAGAGTAAACATCCGGCAGAGCCAAGTCCCCTCCCCGCGGAGGAGTACAGAGTCATATCCCCTGAAACATACCGCTATCTTCTCAACCAGCCGTCTGTATGCGAAGACAAAAAGCCCTTTCTGGTGTTTATGGTACCAGTTGCACCTCTGGAAGCTGCAGCAAGGGAAGCCATCAGAAAAACATGGGGTGCTCCAAGACAGGACACCCTTACCCTGTTCTATGTGGGCTTACCTGAGGAGGGACAGGGGTCAAGGAGCcagaaggagctggaggaggagagcaggaaaCACGCAGATATCATCCAGATGAACTTCCAGGACAGTTATCAGAACCTGACAATCAAgactatgatgatgatgaactgGCTGGCGACCCACTGTCCAAATGTCTCCTATGCCATGAAAGTGGACGCCGACATCTTTGTGAATGTGTTCTACCTCATGAGACGCCTGGGGGGCTCTCCCAGGCAGGGCTTCATCACCGGCTCAGTGATATGGGACGGCAAGCCAAGGCGGGACATCAACAGCAAGTGGCATGTGTCAGAGGAGCTGTACCCCAAGGACAGCTTCCCGCCTTATGTGTCTGGAGCCGGGTATGTGTTCTCTGCAGACCTGGCTGCCAGGATCTCCTGGGCATCCAGGTTTGTTAGGATGATCCCCCTGGAGGACGTCTATGTGGGTTTGTGTCTGCGTGTGCTGGGTGTCAGGCCCGTGTACTCCCGCAGCCTGCTCTTCCTCAGGAACTTGTTCCAAATCCAGAATCTGGAGTACGACAGGTGCACTTTTAACAAACTGCTCATCGCCAACGGCTTTAATCCGTCACAACTGCTGCACAGTTGGCAGGACTTCTCCCAGGGTCATTCTAGCTGCTGA
- the LOC109994412 gene encoding tripartite motif-containing protein 16-like: protein MAQKGVQLDRETFSCSICLDLLKDPMTIPCGHSYCMNCIKTHWDKEEEKKIYSCPQCRQTFPVRPVLVKNTMLAVLVEELKKTGLQAAPADHCYAGPEDVACDFCTERKLKAQKSCLQCLASYCEKHLQPHFEVAPLKKHKLVEPSKKLQENVCSRHDEVMKMFCRTDQQSICYLCSVDEHKGHDTVSAAAERTEKQRELEVSRQNIQQRIQDREKDVKLLQQEVEDINGSADKAVEGSEKIFTEMIRLLEKRRSDVKQQVRFQQQTEVSRVRELQEKLEQEITELKRRDAELEKLSHTQDHNQFLHDYPSLSPLCESTHSSSINIRPLRFFEDVTAAVSEVRDKLEDVLREKWTNISQRVTEVDVLLSEPQPKTRADFLHYSCDITLDPNTANTYLLLSDGNRKVTRTGQQQSYSSHPDRFTVWYQVLSPESLAGRCYWEVERGGGDRVAVAYKNISRAGDGIECGFGRNDKSWMLECYNNKYNFWYNNVRTRVSGPQSSRVGVYLDHRAGILSFYTISETMTLLHRVQTTFTQPLHAGFWIKTGSSAELCKLK from the coding sequence atggcgcagaaaggagttcagctggaccgggaaaccttctcttgttcgatctgtctggatctACTGAAGGATCCGATGACTAttccctgtggacacagctactgtatgaactgtattaaaacccactgggataaagaggaggagaagaaaatctacagctgccctcagtgtaggcagacCTTCCCAGTGAGGCCTGTCCTggtgaaaaacaccatgttagcagttttagtggaggagctgaagaagactggactccaagctgctcctgctgatcactgctatgctggacctgaagatgtggcctgtgatttCTGCACCGAGAGAAAACTGAAAGCTCAAAAGTCCTGTCTGCAATGTCTGgcttcttactgtgagaaacacctgCAGCCTCATTTTGAAGTGGCTCCATtgaagaaacacaagctggtggagccctccaagaagctccaggagaacgtctgctctcgtcatgatgaggtgatgaagatgttctgtcgtactgatcagcagtctatctgttatctctgctctgtggatgaACATAAAGGCCacgacacagtctcagctgcagcagagaggaccgagaagcagagagagctggaggtgagtcgacaaaacatccagcagagaatccaggacagagagaaagatgtgaagctgcttcaacaggaggtggaggatatCAATGGCTCCGCTGATAAAGCAGTGGAGggcagtgagaagatcttcacagAGATGATCCGTCTcctggagaaaagacgctctgatgtgaagcagcaggtcagattccagcagcaaactgaagtgagtcgagtcagagagcttcaggagaagctggagcaggagatcactgagctgaagaggagagacgctgaactggagaagctctcacacacacaggaccacaaccagtttctacacgactacccctcactgtcaccactctgtgaatctacacactcatccagcatcaatatccgtcctctgaggttctttgaggatgtgacagcagctgtgtcagaagtcagagataaactagaggacgtcctgagagagaaatggacaaacatctcacagagagtgactgaagtggatgttttactgtcagagccacagcccaagaccagagctgacttCTTACactattcatgtgacatcacactggatccaaacacagcaaacacatatctgttattatctgatggaaacagaaaagtaacacGCACGGGTCaacaacagtcttattctagtcacccagacagattcactgtgTGGTATCAGGTCCTGAGTCCAGAGAGTCTGgctggacgttgttactgggaagtggagagaggaggaggagatcgtGTAGCAGTcgcatacaagaatatcagcagagcaggagaTGGGATTGAATGTGGATTTGGACGGAATGACAAATCTTGGATGTTAGAAtgttacaacaacaaatataacTTTTGGTACAACAATGTCCGCACTCgtgtctcaggtcctcagtcctccagagtaggagtgtacctggatcacagagcaggtattctgtccttctacaccatctctgaaaccatgactctcctccacagagtccagaccacattcactcagcctctacatgctggattTTGGATTAAAACTGGATCTagtgctgagttgtgtaaactgaaatag